CAACGAGCTGCTCTCCCTGCACCCCCCTCATGAATATGAGGATTGAAATTGTCCGTCCAATAGAGAAGTGACATTATCCTGTGTTATTTTAGACGGTTGACCATAAAACACATTACTTTGGATTGTGGCTTGGTATCTATCCCCATTGTGGCGGGCCAGTAAATCTGAGCTAGAACCCAAACTAATAGAGACAATAAGAGActtgatagacacacacacacacacacacacacacacacacaaacacacacacagagacagctgAACCCATCTTTAATTTCCCCACCTGCTTCAGTGTATTGGCTCACCTCACACTGATAAAGAGGGAGGTGTTTGGCTCCCTCTACTGTTTAATGCGTCATGGTACATTAACATTGTCTGTCCTTGATGCTTCTCAAACCAAGTCCAAGGTATTTCCTGTCCCCAAATGTATTCTGATCAAAATgatttatgtctgtctgtccgcccatctgtctgtctgtctctgtctatctgtctgtctgaatgtttgtctgtctctctctgtctgtctgcatgtctgtcggtctgtctctctgtatctctctctctctctctgtctgtctatgtgtctgtctgtttgcctctctgtgtgtgtgctggtccAGAGCTGTTGGAGACGCGGACGGCACggcccttctccttctccttcaacACCAGTGACTACCGCATCCTGCACATGGACCAGGACCAGGGCCGTCTCTACCTGGGCAGCCGGGAGTACCTGGTGGCCCTGGACATGCACAACATCAACAAGGAGCCCCTCATAGTAAGAGCAAACACTATAATGACTCCTATGATAAATATTCCATAGAGATACATATTATACCTGATTAGATTTTCCTGACCAATATGGCCATCCTGTATTCCTGTTTCCAGGATCCATtctagtgttttatttacatgtatgtggtaaatttaaaaaactcttagtacaaaactcTTGTAGACTTGTAATGCAGCAAGTCTCATATTCAGAACTTTTTCTTGTGCATTAATTTTGCTTGAAGACATCTTTCACAGCACAACCATTGATCCAAAATATAAGTAAACTTTGAAATACCATGACAACATTGATTTTAATCACCAAAACACGTAATGATATCTTCTCAATTTAGTTATTTTAATAACCAGTTAATCCAATGGCTAAAAATGCAAGATACATGTTCCAAAATTGCCATTTGAATGTAAtatgctacagtactgtaaatTCAAGAAATGTACAGTTTTTCATTAGGCAATACACTTGCACTATCCATTAATATGGACTGAACATCAAATTTCTATCCCATGTGTGATCAAAAacaatgacaggcctctctcatctttgtaagtgggagaatttgcacaattggtggctgactaaatacttttcccCCCCACTGTAATTCGGTTGCCATTTGTAGGCCTATGAGTGCAAATAATAGTAATACTTTATGTCTACAGGTATTTATGCCTTTGTGATGTCGTATTATAAGGCTTAGAATATGTTATGTCTCCATGTAGAGGCACCACATCTGAAATGTTGCATTTTGTACCCTTCTTCCTTCAGATTCACTGGCCGGCCACTACCCAGAGGAAAGGAGAGTGTAGAATGACTGGAAAGGGTGGGCAGGTGAGTGCCCTTTACCTCTTGACTTTTAGCTTTGATGTATGAAAAGTGCTACACAAattctgctgttgttgttgtatttatGTAAAGTATGTACAGTGTATTGTAACTCTGTTCCCTCTGTACTAATCAGGGGGAGTGTGCAAACTTTGTGCGTCTGATTGAACCCTGGAATCGCACACACCTATACACCTGTGGCACAGGGGCCTATAAGCCTATCTGCACCTTCATCAACAGAGGATGGAGAGCAGAGGTacggacacacacatgcacacagacacacacacacaaacattcctACCTCCATATATTGTCCTCTCTGTGCAGGAGTACCTGTTTAGGCTGGTCCCTGGCTATGGGGACTCAGGGAAAGGGAAATGCTCATATGACCCTCGACAGGAGAACGCTGCGGCCCTTATCAGTGAGACCTCTTCTTATCTGTTCATCATTACAGTTCCCACCACAGTCCTCCCTTATGGTACCTATAGCCATTATCATAATCCATTGTGCTGTTTCCTTCCCTGTATACAGATGGGAATCTGTATGCAGGGGTCCACGTTGACTTCATGGGCACGGATCCGGCCATCTTTAGAACCCTGGGGGACAGACCTGCTGTCAGGACGGAGCAATATGACTCCCGCTGGCTGAATGGTGAGTTGGCCCCTCTGACTCACAGGTGACACACTGAGCAACCCATGACTGCTTTTCCCTGAGAAAAAGTCAGCCACACTAGCTGTCTGTGCCTAGGTACATCgcttatatttctctctctcgctctctctgtcactctcttgcTTACCCTCCTTTCTCAAATGGACTAATCTCCCTCACTTCGTCTCCAGAGCCAGTGTTTGTTAAGATCCAGCAGATTCCTGACAGCTCCGAGAGGAATGATGATAAACTCTACTTCTTCTTCCGGGAGAAGAGTCTGGATGGTGCCGGGGGGGCCAGCCCCAGTGTCCTGGCCAGGGTGGGCCGAGTATGCCTGGTGAGAGACCCCCGTATATCCCCCCTGACCGCAcaaagacacacgcacacacacaaacacacattttgaAAAAACGTTATGAAACAgaaaatacactgagtataccaaacattaggaacaccttcctaatattgagttgcaccccccctcttttgccctcagaacagcctcaatttgtcagggcatggattctacaaggtgtggaaagtgttccacagggatgctggcccatgttgactctaatgcttcccacagttgtgtcaagtcggCTGGATGACCTTTAGGTGGTGGACTCATTCTTGAAACACACGTGaaaagcatgaaaaacccagcagtgttacaattcttgacacaaaccggtgcgcctggcaccaactaccgtaccccgttattttgtcttgcccattcaccctctgaatggcacacgtacacaatccatgtctcaattgtctcaaggcttaaaaatccttctttatccaTTCTCCTCCCCTTCGTCTACACTGTAAgggatcaataagggatcataaatTTCACCTggacagtctgtcatggaaagagcaggtgttcttaatgttttgtacactcagtgtaagtcTTCATATTAAAGTTATGGTAATACCTTCGTTTCAAAGGATCTTCTCCCGTTTTGTGCCCACTGAACACACAACCATTGGACCCTAGAATGCcaaatggtggtggtgatgatattgAATGATCTTGCAAATGTAAATGTGTAAATGATTCCAAACTTTGTTTCACCTCCCCAGAATGATGATGGGGGTCAGAGGTCACTGGTCAACAAGTGGACGACCTTCCTGAAAGCTCGGCTGGTTTGCTCAGTGATAGGGAGCGATGGTGTGGAGACCTATTTCGACGAGCTGAGTGAGACTGCTTTTCATTGCTACTGTAATGACAGCAGGCTGCAATTCAATCAATTGCAGATAAAGGAAAACCACAATGCTGCTTTACTCTGAATGTTTACAGCCTTTCACCTTGTTTTGACACTTGTTTATAGAAAAGGCACTGTTACACCtgcagtacctgtcaaaagtttggacacctactcattccagagtttttcttaATTGTTATTattgtaatagtgaagacattaaaactatgaaataacacatatggaatcatgtattaaccaaaatatattttatatttgaaatatatattttgatttgtttaacacttttttgcttactacatgattccatgtgttttttttcatagttttgatgtcttcactattattctataatgtagaaaacagtttaaaaaaaaagaaaaaccttgaaggaggtgtgtccaaacgtttgactggtactgtatgtcaacaTGCTTCCTTTCAGAGGATGTCTTCATTCAGCCAACACAAGACCTTCGCAATCCTGTTGTGTACGCCGTCTTTTCCACTGCGGGGTAATATATCACTTGAATCATTCCAAAATGTTTCCCACGACCATACATTCTATGTCCTTTGTTAGTGCTGAACTGAAACCATAGCCTGCCCACCCAGTAGTTCTCCGCGACTTGAACCTTGGGTAGTTTATTTTGACGACTCTCTTCCACCTCTTTCCTTAGTTCTGTGTTTAAGGGCTCAGCCGTGTGTGTCTACTCTATGTCCGACATCCGCAATGTCTTCAATGGCCCTTTCTCACACAAGCACGGACACAACTACCAGTGGACCCCCTACACTGGAAAGATCCCCTACCCTCGCCCTGGAACAGTACGTACACTCAGTCCCAAATACTTCCAGGAAATACTGGAATGTAGCAACATGATAATGAGATAACAGATTAATGAATTGTAGATGATTTGACTACTtgacagtagcctaataaacaaacaaataaattATGGATAGTGTTTTTTGAGTACGGTATGTCCTCTATAGCGTCAAAGTTGTTAAATCTAGATCAACAAATAATCTATAGAAAGAATGTGCCAAACTGTCATTGTCTTTGTGTGGTCAAAATCAAATAATTCCCATGATGCAACATACAGCAAGATGTGGTACATGACAGTCGTATTCATTTGTGCACATCGTTGTGTAATGGAAAACGATAGGATGCAGTTCTGATAGACAAGTCCTGATATTCCTTTCAGACTGTTTTCTTCCATTTAGTGCCTACTGAACATGATCTAGTTCAACCAGAGCTCTCTGTCTTCTTCATCTACAGTGTCCAGGAGGAACGTTCACCCCAGGCCTCCGCTCCACCAAAGAGTTTTCGGATGAGGCGGTGAACTTTGTGAGGGCGCACCCCCTCATGTACCACTCTGTCTACCCCATACACAAGAGGCCTCTGGTGGTGCGAACGGGGGTGGACTACCGCTTCACCTCCATCGTGGTGGACCTGGTGGATGCTGTGGACGGGAGGTATGAGGTGCTCTTCCTGGGCACTGGTGAGTCACGCTGCAAGCCAGGTTCTTCCAGGGGCCCTATGTaatcaagcatctcagagtaggagtgctgatttaggatcagtttgcatctcagagtaggagtgctgatttaggatcagtttgcATCTCATATTATTGCCTTTCagatcacaatgaataagattacatggacagggggtggatctgattctagatcagcctttatactctgagacgctttgctACATACGGCCCCAGATTGGGTCAAATCCTAaattgaaatgtgtgtgtgtgtacagctggAAGTGGATAATTCATGCCTTGATAATAGAAATCATAATTTGATTAATATCAAATCATCTTCACGTACCTCAAGTTAGGAGTTAGCTCTCAGTTAATCATTTTCTTTGAGCTCAGTATCTTCTTCTAGGTTATTTAGGCTATCTGTGGTACTATGTACACTATGAACCGCTCTCCCCTCTTTTTTGTAGATCGTGGGACAGTCCAAAAGGTGATAGTACTTCCTAAAGACACTAGCACAACGGAAGAACTCACgttagaggaggtggaggtgttCAGGGTAATGACAATAATTTTACTATTTCATGTGAATCACTGTCTAGTTTGATTGAATATGTGAAGGGAGATGGGACAATCCAAAAGTTTAATTCCGCAATATATTATATTTTCCTGACACATTATGTGCTCTTTCTTTTTGCAGAATCCAGCTCCTATTAAGACTATGAAGCTATCATCAAAAAGGGTAGGCTTCATCAATTATAATTTGCTCATCAATGATTACtgctattgttgttgttgttgctgttgttgttatgCCTCTGATAGCCC
The sequence above is a segment of the Oncorhynchus nerka isolate Pitt River linkage group LG20, Oner_Uvic_2.0, whole genome shotgun sequence genome. Coding sequences within it:
- the LOC115102226 gene encoding semaphorin-3F-like yields the protein METTQALLFFLLSLCVYSCHADTRTAPRVHLSYKELLETRTARPFSFSFNTSDYRILHMDQDQGRLYLGSREYLVALDMHNINKEPLIIHWPATTQRKGECRMTGKGGQGECANFVRLIEPWNRTHLYTCGTGAYKPICTFINRGWRAEEYLFRLVPGYGDSGKGKCSYDPRQENAAALINGNLYAGVHVDFMGTDPAIFRTLGDRPAVRTEQYDSRWLNEPVFVKIQQIPDSSERNDDKLYFFFREKSLDGAGGASPSVLARVGRVCLNDDGGQRSLVNKWTTFLKARLVCSVIGSDGVETYFDELKDVFIQPTQDLRNPVVYAVFSTAGSVFKGSAVCVYSMSDIRNVFNGPFSHKHGHNYQWTPYTGKIPYPRPGTCPGGTFTPGLRSTKEFSDEAVNFVRAHPLMYHSVYPIHKRPLVVRTGVDYRFTSIVVDLVDAVDGRYEVLFLGTDRGTVQKVIVLPKDTSTTEELTLEEVEVFRNPAPIKTMKLSSKRQQLYVSSEMGLTQVSLHRCGVYGKACSDCCLARDPYCAWDGETCSAFSPSTKRRSRRQDIKHGDPLRQCRGFNAKVEKRLSETVQFGVEGSSTFLECQPRSPQATVKWLYQKPDGRRKVLSRDREVVKTGHGILLKSLSHADGGLYNCLATENNFKHTVARVALRILDREIVEALTSPDGPPEDQNPHHHRHPHHHPPPPPPPPHNLPPQFSSQPEIRLINQYCQSYWQQLNLNLPTKRTSRRHTESQPEPAPGPLASPKPHLPPSTPLVPGPSPVGPLWPCTMVTGRLTHVVVILLLLLFISLPFRVSLHEPNSNFRSVHIALWFLAKLVLHTRSVWSYESLD